The window ATAACGATATGTTGTTGCCCGGACTTGAGTTTAATGAAGAAGGGGTGTGCGCATTCTGTCAGTGCTATGAGCGGGCGGAAAAGATCGGCGCGTCTGCCGGTCCGCAGAATTTCATCACTGAAGAAGAACTGCTGGAAGCTTCACGTAACAACACGCAGTCGCGTTTTGATGTGATGGTGTTGTGCACCGGTGGCAAAGACTCCACTTATTTACTCTGGCTGTTGGGCAAGAAGCTCGGCCTCAGGGTGCTGGCAGTGTCATGGAACATGCCGTACACCAATGATACCTGCAAAGATAATCTTCGCCGTTCGGTTGAGTTGCTCCCGTCCGTGGAGCTTGTAGAGCGGACGTTGCCGTGGAATATGATCAGGGAGGCCATGAAAGGGCAGTTCGCGAAAGTGGGCGTTCCCTGCCTGTGTCCCACTGTTGCCCATGTGCTTTTCTTCCCCATGGCTGTGGAGGAACGGATTCCATTCATCATGCAGGGAGTGGAAGAGGTTCAACTGGCGGTTACCAGTTACGTCATGGACGAATTGAAATCCGGAAAGAAAGCAAAACCTGCTCCTGCCCCGAGTCACCGTGATATGACACTTGGTTTTTTCAGCACGGTGGCACATGCCCCTGAACCGCCAAAGCCGCATGCCATTACATCTGACTTCATGCGATACCAACGCTCTGTTCGAGAACAGCTGGAGCCGTTGTACGAGCACCTCGACAATACGCTCAAGCGGGCGAAAGAGGAGCCCTCTCTTCCCATTCCTGAATTTCGCAGGTTGAGGACCAACAAGACCTATGGAACATGGAGTGAAGTGGCCGACTTGGTGAAAACCGAAATGGAGTGGAAGATGCCTCCGGGACACAAGGGCTTGCTCCACACCAGTTGCGTCATTGAGCGGGTCAAGGACTATTGCCAGTTCATGCGGTATCAGAACATGCGCAGCACCTTCTTCCCCCAGTCCATCGTTGAAGTCAGTGCCGGAATTTATTTTGGCCTCATCAGTCGTGAGGAAGGATTCGCCGAACTGGAAGGGCTTGGCTATTTCGGGGAACCGGAACCGCTCCAGCCGCTGCTGGACGACCTTGGCATCACGCGTGAAAGCATTGAAACGGAAGGGGATATGGCCTTCTCCTTGTGCGACTGCAAGGAGTGCAGGTAATGGCTCGAAAGGATCCAACCGCCGCGGCCATGGCGTCCTCGCAGTTGGCTGCGGTGTGTGGCTTGATGCTCGGCATGCTTGTCTGCGGTCTCGATGCCAGTATCGTCAACATCATTTTGCCGACACTGCAGACCGTGTTCAAAGTCAATGTGTCGCAATCCATGATGCTGGCGACCATATATCTGACAATGCTCGCTTCGCTGCAGATGCTCTTTGGCCGCTGTGCCGATATTTTCAGTGCGTCAAAAGTCTTTTTATTGGGCGTCATCGTCTTCCTTATCGGGTCAGTGGGATGTGCGCTTTCGTTTTCCTTTGCACACATCCTCACTGGACGCATGGTGCAGGGTATTGGCGGGGCCATGCTGGCTTCGTCTTTTGGTGCGGTCATTCTCAAGCATGTTGCGCGGGAAAAGACCGGGAGTACCATCGGCATCGTGCTTATGATCATGAGTGTCGGCACGATTGTGGGGCCGCCTCTGGGGGGCTATCTTGCTGAACACTTTTCATGGCACTGGGCGTTCCTCATCAATGTTCCTCTCTGCCTCATAGGCATCGGGGCTTTGCTGGTCCATCTGCGGGCAGTGCCTGCTCGGGAAAGAAAGCCGTTTCGAAGCAGGCTCTCGCTGATTGACATCAAAGGTGGTGTTCTAAGCATCCTCATGTTCAGCTCATTTCCCATTGCCTTGGCTACTGTTGCCGATTCGGGATGGCGTTCCCCGCAGGTCTGGGGATTGCTGCTTCTTTTTTCCATTTCGCTGGTGCTTTTTGTGATGGTGGAAAAAAGGGCCGAACACCCCCTGGTACCGCTCTCGCTTTTTGGTGATCAGGGAGTGAATATCCTGCTCGCCATCAAGCTGTTCCTCCTCATGGTGGTCAATGGGGTCATGATCGTATTTCCCTTCTTCCTGACGAGGAGCGTGGGCATGACGGCATCCCAGGCAGGGGTTACCATGCTGGCTAATGCCATTGCCATGGCCATTGCGACTCCGCTTGGCGGCAAGTTGACCGATCTTTATGGCGGTAAAACCATTCAGGCCATTGCATCGGGCTGCCTCGCGCTCATTGCAGCAGGGACACTTATGCTTCCAGCATCACCCGGGCAGATGACACTTGCTCTTGTGCTTGCCTTGTTCGGTATCGCCGTGGCTCCGCTCATGGTTTCGAGCACGACCCTGCTGCTGGAGAGGGCTCCCAAAGGTCAGGAGGGGGTTTTCTCTGCGCTCAATTCCCTTTCGGTTTCCGTAGGCGGTTCGTTGGGACTCTCCCTCTTTGCCTCCCTGTATATGTTCGGTAGCACGGGCAAGAGCGGGGTGGCTGCAGCTCAGGGCGGGTTCTCTCTGGCCCTGGTGGGGGTTGTCGTTTGTGCGGTGCTGCTGATGGCTTTTGCTGTTTTTTTCATGAAACGAGAAGGAAGAGCGCCTTCTTCCGTAACTGAACATGTGAGGTCTTAATGAACTTTCTCGATAGGGCGACCCCATTCTTCAAGGATGACGGGTTTGCTATCCTCCAGGAAAAAACCATCTCATTTGCCGGACTCGGTGGTGTGGGCGGCGGTGCATTCCTTGCCCTCGTCCGTTGCGGTGCCAGCAATTTCCGTATTGCCGAGAACGGTGTATTCGATCCTCCGGACATGAATCGCCAGGCAGGCGCATTTGGCCACACCATGGATCGTCAGAAAATAGATGTGTACGTGGAGCTGGCCCGTTCCATCAATCCGGATATCAAGCTGGAGACCTATCCCGACGGCATCAATGCTGACAATCTCGACGATTTTCTCGTGGATTCGGATGCCTTTGTCGCGGTCATTGATGTGGAGAAGGGTGAAGATGTGAAGCAGATGACGCCCGCCTTGCTGGAGAAGCATCAGATTCCGGCGTTCACCTGTGGTGCCATCGGGTTTGGGGCGCTGATGGTGAATTATGCACCGGGCGGCATGAAAGAGGATGTGTTCTGGAAACTCGCCAAAGAGAACGATTCCGGCGGCGGGCTTTTACCCTCGGTCATGCAGGACTGCTTCAGCGGTGAGGCCATGGCGCGGATGAAGCAGGGCTTGTCCAAGGGGGTGTTGCCCACCACGGCTATCGGCGGACTGGCATCCAATGCCCTGCTTGCCAACGAGGTCCTCGCGTATTTGCTGGCCGATACCGGGCTTGTTGAAAGAGAGCCGATCTTTGCGCCCAAGTATGTCACTCTGGATTTCATGACGCAGGCCATGCACGTAGCAGACATCTCCGAATAGAGGACATACATGCCTTTCTCAAAGAATGCAGACAGGGCGGATACGCCCGGCAAGTGCTCTGGTGCCACCGCGTATGTGGGCGACCTTCGTTTTGACGGTATGCTTGAGGCCGTGACGGTTCGTTCCACGATCCGGCGGGGGAAGATCAAAGCGATCATCCTGCCGGAGTTGCCTGATGGGTACTACACTGTGGATGCTTCGGATATTCCAGACCTCAATCAGGTCACCTACTTTTATGATCCCTGTCCTTATTTTGCCGAGGATGAAGTCCGGTACATCGGGCAGCCCATCCTGCTCGTTGTGGGACCTGACGTGCGAACTGTGCGCAGGCTCGCCCACGAGGTTCGTGTGGAATATGAAACAATTCCCGCCATACATACATTGGATGAAGCATTGAATGGGGACAAGCCTCCGTTGCAC of the Pseudodesulfovibrio sp. zrk46 genome contains:
- a CDS encoding MFS transporter, encoding MARKDPTAAAMASSQLAAVCGLMLGMLVCGLDASIVNIILPTLQTVFKVNVSQSMMLATIYLTMLASLQMLFGRCADIFSASKVFLLGVIVFLIGSVGCALSFSFAHILTGRMVQGIGGAMLASSFGAVILKHVAREKTGSTIGIVLMIMSVGTIVGPPLGGYLAEHFSWHWAFLINVPLCLIGIGALLVHLRAVPARERKPFRSRLSLIDIKGGVLSILMFSSFPIALATVADSGWRSPQVWGLLLLFSISLVLFVMVEKRAEHPLVPLSLFGDQGVNILLAIKLFLLMVVNGVMIVFPFFLTRSVGMTASQAGVTMLANAIAMAIATPLGGKLTDLYGGKTIQAIASGCLALIAAGTLMLPASPGQMTLALVLALFGIAVAPLMVSSTTLLLERAPKGQEGVFSALNSLSVSVGGSLGLSLFASLYMFGSTGKSGVAAAQGGFSLALVGVVVCAVLLMAFAVFFMKREGRAPSSVTEHVRS
- a CDS encoding ThiF family adenylyltransferase, which translates into the protein MNFLDRATPFFKDDGFAILQEKTISFAGLGGVGGGAFLALVRCGASNFRIAENGVFDPPDMNRQAGAFGHTMDRQKIDVYVELARSINPDIKLETYPDGINADNLDDFLVDSDAFVAVIDVEKGEDVKQMTPALLEKHQIPAFTCGAIGFGALMVNYAPGGMKEDVFWKLAKENDSGGGLLPSVMQDCFSGEAMARMKQGLSKGVLPTTAIGGLASNALLANEVLAYLLADTGLVEREPIFAPKYVTLDFMTQAMHVADISE